A genomic window from Streptomyces broussonetiae includes:
- a CDS encoding HelD family protein — MRREQEFIDGLYARVDALRGETESSVSDALAQGDKPMQARLERDILVAERSGLLAALNAVDGSLCFGRIDFSPTTGSARAGGPPSATTHHIGRIGLREDDAEHTPVLIDWRADVARPFYLATGYTPMGLRRRRHISTEGRTVTSLHDEILDLGDATRTGYEDHNGDAVLLAALNSARTGRMSDIVQTIQAEQDEIIRAPHRGVLVVEGGPGTGKTAVALHRAAYLLYEYRELLARRAVLIVGPNPAFLGYIGEVLPSLGETGVLLATVGELFPGVKATAADTPEAAAVKGRADMADALAAVVRDRQALPDPVIAIEHDREVLMLDDGLVGVARERTRAAKLPHNAAREYFEGHVLNTLTELYAERVGTDPYDGSSLLDASDITQIRDELAENPEVWSAIDQLWPRITPQRLVADFLAEPQGYVSDQDAAAIRRPVTRAWTVADVPLLDEAAELLGEDDRSARARAERERENQVAYAQGVLDVSYASRTYEFEDKEDSDPDGSEVLSAHDIIDAERFAERHEEADHRSAAERAAADRTWAFGHIIVDEAQELSPMAWRLLMRRSPTRSMTLVGDPAQTAEAAGVGSWADILAPYVEDRWEHTRLGVNYRTPAEIMELAAAVVRAENPRFEPPSSVRSTGVRPWVRQAEGELPEAVVKAVAELTPAEGRLAVIAPRELHRALAARLDGVTAGAEPDLTRTVVLLDPRQSKGLEFDSVLVVEPARYGTSDLYVALTRATQRLGVLYTGDLPEALRPAAATP; from the coding sequence TTGCGCCGCGAGCAGGAATTCATCGACGGACTGTACGCGCGCGTGGACGCGCTGCGCGGTGAGACCGAGTCCTCGGTGTCGGACGCGCTCGCCCAGGGCGACAAGCCCATGCAGGCCCGGCTGGAGCGGGACATCCTGGTCGCCGAGCGTTCGGGGCTGCTCGCCGCGCTGAACGCCGTCGACGGCTCGCTCTGCTTCGGCCGGATCGACTTCTCCCCCACCACCGGCTCCGCTCGAGCGGGGGGACCCCCATCGGCCACCACCCACCACATCGGCCGGATCGGTCTGCGCGAGGACGACGCCGAGCACACCCCGGTCCTCATCGACTGGCGGGCCGACGTCGCGCGTCCCTTCTACCTGGCCACCGGGTACACCCCGATGGGCCTGCGCCGCCGCCGGCACATCAGCACCGAGGGCCGGACCGTGACCTCGCTGCACGACGAGATCCTCGACCTCGGCGACGCGACCCGCACCGGTTACGAGGACCACAACGGGGACGCGGTGCTGCTGGCCGCGCTGAACTCGGCGCGCACCGGCCGGATGAGCGACATCGTGCAGACCATCCAGGCCGAGCAGGACGAGATCATCCGGGCGCCGCACCGCGGGGTGCTGGTGGTCGAGGGCGGCCCGGGTACCGGGAAGACGGCGGTCGCGCTGCACCGCGCCGCCTATCTCCTCTACGAGTACCGCGAGCTGCTGGCCCGCCGGGCCGTGCTGATCGTCGGCCCCAACCCGGCCTTCCTCGGCTACATCGGCGAGGTGCTGCCCTCGCTCGGCGAGACCGGCGTCCTGCTCGCCACGGTCGGCGAGCTGTTCCCCGGGGTGAAGGCGACCGCGGCCGACACCCCCGAGGCGGCGGCCGTGAAGGGCCGCGCCGACATGGCCGACGCGCTCGCCGCCGTCGTCCGCGACCGGCAGGCCCTGCCCGACCCGGTGATCGCGATCGAGCACGACCGCGAGGTGCTGATGCTCGACGACGGTCTGGTCGGCGTCGCCCGCGAGCGCACCCGCGCCGCCAAGCTGCCGCACAACGCGGCCCGTGAGTACTTCGAGGGCCACGTCCTCAACACCCTCACCGAGCTGTACGCCGAGCGCGTGGGCACCGACCCCTACGACGGCAGCAGCCTGCTCGACGCCTCCGACATCACCCAGATCCGCGACGAACTCGCCGAGAACCCCGAAGTCTGGTCCGCCATCGACCAGTTGTGGCCCCGGATCACCCCGCAGCGGCTGGTCGCCGACTTCCTGGCGGAGCCGCAGGGGTATGTGAGCGACCAGGACGCGGCCGCCATCCGCCGCCCGGTGACCCGCGCCTGGACGGTGGCCGACGTCCCCCTGCTGGACGAGGCGGCCGAACTCCTCGGCGAGGACGACCGCTCGGCACGGGCCCGGGCCGAGCGCGAGCGCGAGAACCAGGTCGCCTATGCGCAGGGCGTGCTGGACGTGTCGTACGCCTCCCGGACGTACGAGTTCGAGGACAAGGAGGACAGTGACCCGGACGGGTCCGAAGTCCTCTCGGCCCACGACATCATCGACGCCGAACGGTTCGCCGAGCGGCACGAGGAGGCGGACCACCGCAGCGCCGCCGAGCGGGCCGCGGCCGACCGCACCTGGGCGTTCGGGCACATCATCGTGGACGAGGCGCAGGAGCTGTCGCCGATGGCCTGGCGGCTGCTGATGCGGCGCAGCCCGACCCGCTCGATGACCCTGGTCGGCGACCCGGCCCAGACGGCGGAGGCGGCCGGTGTCGGCTCCTGGGCGGACATCCTCGCGCCGTACGTCGAGGACCGCTGGGAGCACACCCGGCTCGGCGTCAACTACCGCACCCCGGCCGAGATCATGGAGCTGGCCGCGGCCGTCGTCCGTGCCGAGAACCCGCGGTTCGAGCCGCCCAGTTCGGTCCGCTCGACGGGTGTACGGCCATGGGTGCGCCAGGCCGAGGGCGAGCTGCCCGAGGCCGTGGTCAAGGCGGTCGCCGAACTCACCCCCGCCGAAGGCCGGCTGGCGGTGATCGCCCCGCGCGAGCTGCACCGGGCCCTGGCCGCCCGCCTGGACGGCGTCACGGCCGGCGCCGAACCCGACCTGACCCGGACGGTCGTCCTGCTCGACCCCCGGCAGTCCAAGGGCCTGGAGT